The segment CAAGAACGCACTGATGCGCCACATCTGGCGGCCCAAGCGGTTTCGCCAACTGCTTGATCGTTTTGCGGGGCGTGCACCGGTGCCTGCCTCCCGCAAGGCTTTGCTTGCGGGCAAGGCGACAACGGATGCGCCTTCCATCGGGAAACGCAGGGAAACAGAAATCCAGCACCGGATCGCAGCGCTGCGGGCGGATGCCAAGGCTCCGCCAATTTCCGCGAAGGAAGTTGACTTGATCGGGGTCCTGCTTGATCTCAAGGGGACGATGCCTGTCGCTTTGGAACGGCTCTATGATCTTTGTGTGGACCTGCCACAGATTACGGATGCGGTGGATCGTGTTGCCGCACGCGAAACCGCATTGGCTGCCCGTGGCGTAGATACGCAATCGTTGCAGTTTCAGGCCAGCTTTGGCCGTGCGTCGATGGAGTATTACGACGGTTTCGTCTTTGGTTTCCGCGCAGACAGCCGCGCCGATCTGCCGGCCATCGCCAGCGGTGGGCGCTATGACGCTTTGACACGGCAGCTGGGGCAGGGCGGCGAGATCCCTGCGGTGGGTGGCGTAATGCGTCCCGATTTGATGCTGGAACTGGAGGGCGCGACATGACGCTCAAACTGGGTGTGCCGTCCAAGGGGCGGCTGATGGAAAAGACGTTCGAATGGTTCGGCGCGCGCGGCATTACGCTGGAGCGCACGGGATCGGAACGTGAATATGCCGGACGTGTTGACGGGATCGACGGTGTAAACCTGATCCTTCTGTCAGCCGGTGAAATTCCGCGCGAACTGGCCGCGGGTCGTATTCAT is part of the Sulfitobacter geojensis genome and harbors:
- a CDS encoding ATP phosphoribosyltransferase regulatory subunit, encoding MPTRSETLARATELRMMFEAQGATLVEPPILQPADTLLDLYGEDIRGRAYVTSDALRGEQMLRPDFTVPVVQMHMAHGAEPARYTYAGEVFRRQESNASRANEFVQVGYEVFDREGPAAADAEVFALIAEALRDLPVTPVTGDIGVLMAAVAALKTTKARKNALMRHIWRPKRFRQLLDRFAGRAPVPASRKALLAGKATTDAPSIGKRRETEIQHRIAALRADAKAPPISAKEVDLIGVLLDLKGTMPVALERLYDLCVDLPQITDAVDRVAARETALAARGVDTQSLQFQASFGRASMEYYDGFVFGFRADSRADLPAIASGGRYDALTRQLGQGGEIPAVGGVMRPDLMLELEGAT